Genomic DNA from Marnyiella aurantia:
TATCCAGCCCGTAGTTCACATAATCAATCAGGGATTCGGACATTTCCTTATCCTCACCCACCTGATTAAGCAGTTGATCCACAGCTTCTATAAGAAATGGTTCCGCTTGAATCTCCAGGTTGAAATTTTTGGCAAGTCCCAGTTCGTAGGAAAAACTGCGCACCAGTCTGGAATTAAATTTATCAATGGTGCCTATGTTGAGGGTAGAGTAGTTATGAAGTACATAATCGAGCATTTTGCGCGACCTCGCGTGAAGTTCATCCAGTGTGACCTGCTTTCCTTCGTGGACCAATGCCTGCTGCAGCGCCTTAAGTTCGCGACAGTCCTGATAGTCGGCAGCTGCAAAATTTCCAAGCCACGAAAGGATTCTTTCCTTCATTTCGTTTGCGGCCTTATTGGTGAAAGTCAGCGCCAGTATATTTCTTATGGTCCTGTGCTGTTTGGGCTGTCCCAGACAAATCATCAGGAGGCGCTGCACCAGTGTGTAGGTTTTTCCCGAACCTGCTGATGCACTGATTACACTGTAAGAATTCTGCATTATCTGTGGATTATTTCCTGCAATTTAATGAAAATTTCAGTGTAGATTTTAACGCTTTTCAGCTTGATTTAACAAAAACTTTACTGTCATATTTGGCAAAATTGCCAAAAGCTGTTAAGCATTGTTAAACTTAAAACATCAAGGGTTTTTCCGTTTACATTTGAAAGAAAAACCGTGAAGATAAAACTACTCTTTTTTTGCCTGATCAGCGTTGTGATGCTGGATGCCCAAAGCTATGTCTTTGGTAAGGTAACGTCGGAAGACGGTATACAGCTGGCCCAGGTTTCAGTTATAAATATGAGAACTGATGAAAGGTCCGAAACGGACACTGACGGCCAGTTTATGATTCGGGGAGAAAGAGGTGATGAGTTGCGTTTCAGCCGGGCTGGTTATGAACGGGTTACATTAACAGTTGCTGCCGCAAATTTGGAGAAACCGGTCTCAATAGTTTTGCAGAGCATTACGCAGGAGATTGAGGCCGTAAATCTCCGATATCAGGCTACAGGTAATCTCAGGGAAGATGTCAGGCATTTCGGCGACCGAGGAAAAGTAAAGCAACTGAAGGAAGAGGTCTCAGATTATATTTCGCGTAAGTCTTCACGGGAAGTTCTGGCTCCGCGCCATGGTGAATTTGTGCAGCCTGTAGGTCCGGGAATCCCTATAGGAAAGGTAAAAGACCGCTGGGACGATGTGGACCTTATGATTTATCTAATTGAAAGCTTGGGTGAGGATTATTTTACTGAAGAACTTAAAATATCACGTACCGAAATACAGCCGTTTATTTATTACGTTTTTGCTAACTTTGATAGGAAGCAGGCGCTAAAATACGGTGCAGCAGACGGTGCCGTGGTTGCGCGGTTTGTTGATGCTGCCCATAAGCGGATAGACTCATATCATAACCGTACCGCGCCCTCGCACAATATTCCGTAGCGCAGACTTATGAATAATTTAATTAACATCAGATGAATAAAGGAGTACTTTCCGTAGCAATTGCAGCACTTGGATTCGTGCTGGGCCTGTGGTTTTTAGGCAGTGCCATCAAAAACCGAAACAAGGCCGAGAATACAATCTCAGTAACCGGTTTGGGAACCAAGAAATTCACTTCAGATCTTATAACCTGGAGCGGTAATTTTTCCCGAAACAGTTTTGAACTGAAGGCTGCCTATGACGAACTTGCCAATGATAAGCGTGTGATTGAAAATTATCTTGTTTCCAAAGGAATCAGGAAAGAGGAGATGGTTTTTTCTGCTGTGGATATTCAGAAACAGTACAGCTATGGTACGGATGCCAATGGGCGAAGTACGCAAACTTTCGGTGGTTATCAGCTCTCACAGCGGATTTCAATTGACAGTAAAAACGTAGCTCAAATCGAGAATCTCTCGCGAAATATTACCGAAATCATCAACCTTGGAATTGAATTTACCTCCTCCCCACCCAACTATTTTTATACAAAACTTGCAGATGTGAAGCAACAGATGATTGCTGATGCCACTAAAGATGCAAAGGCCAGGGCGGAAAAAATTGCTGAAAACGCCGGAAGTTCCTTAGGCAATCTTAAGAAAGCGACTATGGGCGTAACTCAGATTACCGAGCCCAATTCAACCGAGGAATACTCGTATGGCGGCACGTTTAATACGACATCCCGGGAAAAGGAGGCCAGTATTACAATCAAACTGGAATACGAAGTAGACTGAATTTAAAGAGTAAGATGCGACCCGATCAGCAATAGACGACATCATATATCTCCTCTTTGATCCAGTCTGTCTTTTCCGGCTGCCAGTTGGCAAGCAGCAATAGCTGAAGTGAGTTTTTACCTTCTTCATAACAGGGCTGTACATAATTTTCATCTATGACACTGAACCCGTTTTTGCTGTAGAAAGCAACTCTTCTCACAGCATCATCATTCAAATGTTCCGGTTCCGCTTCCAGCACTATATGAGAATAGGTGCGGAAAAGGTGCGCCAGCATTTCGCTTCCATATTTTAAACTTCTGAATTCAGAAAATATCTCAAAATGTTCAATAAACACGAAATCGGTAAGCTCCCATAATACCAGATAACCAATATTGTCCAGTTCGTTCAGGATAGCGAGCACCTTCACTTTAGGATTTTTGAAGAGTTGCCTGAACTGATCTTCGCTGCGGCGCTCGTCCTCGGGGAAAGTACTGCAGTAGGATTTGTAGATATGTTCAGCACGAAAATCGTCTGCTGCAGAGACCTGAAGGTATTCCATAAAAAATATATGATTTAGGCAAAAGTAATGCAGTGGATTTCACTTTCCATTACATTTACTCTTTCAAAATTTACAGCTTGTGCTTTAGAGATCAAATACGTTGGGCCGGCGCGTAATGAAGATGTCCTTTACCCAAAGAGAGAACGCCAGTATAAGATAAATCAGGAAAAAAATCCCAACAGTAGCGAACGTGGAATAGATGAAGAATACGCGTAACTTGGCGACCGGAATTCCAAGTTTAGAACCCATACGCGTAAGGACCCCAAACCATTCGCGTTCTACATTATGACGTATTTTAGTTATAAATCCCGGTTCGTGCATTCTGTAATTCTATTCCTTTTTCAACAGCTGAAGGCCGATACTGCAATTTAGGCAATTTTTGGTTTCGCAGAAATATTTATGTTGGTAAATATAGGCCTGACTGTCTGCGGCATCTTCAATGACAACACCCAGGGTCTTCCATCCGTCCGTTATACTGTTTTTCTCAGGTGCAAGATTCCGGTACAGACTGATTACGGCCTCCGCAGCATCCTCATCAGAGTTTTTTGTGTAGACATATTTCATTGGTAATACAGCGTTCAGAAGAACAAGGTCAGTAAAATCGCGGGAAAGGTATTTTTCGCCCGTAACCGTACTTTCTTTCCCGAAGTTAAAGCGGATGTCCCAGTACTCGCTTGCTTTTACCCTGCTGAAAATATGATAAAGTTCCGCTGTTCCGGCCGCGGAAATCAGTCGGGAAAAGAGGTTTTGGTTCAGGTGATATAGCGAAGCCAACTGCGACAGTCGTACAGTGGGGAAATTAGGCGGTCTGAGCTTGGAAAATTTAGGATAAAAACGAAGTGGAGGCAGGTTGTATTTAACTTTAATAAAGTCAAACTCACGACGCCATAAACTCATCTGTTCGTCCGCTGGTTTGACCAGCCATCCACACAGACCAAAGAAAAGCGCTTCCAGATGTAAGGGATTCTGACTTAGTTTATTAATCAGCTTGAAGTCAATACTTTCTGCCATTTGTCTGAAATGAAGAGCATTGACTTTAAGGCCAAAAGCATATGCCAGATATTGAAAAAGAACTGCCTCGTAATTGTTTTTGCTGATTTTGAGTGCTTTTTCAATCTCATGAGACTTTATATCCAGTTTCTTCAGCAGCGTTTCATCGGTAAAACCTACCGGGATCCTGCCGGGGTCAAAAATATCTTCGCAAGGTATAAATCGGTTTTCCTTCAGCAGTGATTCATATTTCCAAAGTAAAGTAGAGTCTACATGCGCCTGAAGTTCCAGAGTAGGTACATTTCGGTCATTAAGTTCCTGTATTTCAATATCGTGCACCAGTACAGCATGCAAAATAATATTATCAAACTCGGGATTGCCGGAATGTCGGTGGAAGATCCAATCTGATGATTTAAGATGAAGTTCAATATGGCCATGAAGTTCAAGACCTTTGAATTTTATGCCTGCGTGCAGAAAATCGGGTCCAGAGTCATTGTTCCATCTGCCAAAATCAAAGATTTCGATAGAATTTCCGGACGTATCTTTAAAGTCAAAATTTTTAAAAATCTTGAAGTTCCAAAGGTATTGCAGCAACTTTTCATTCATCAGATTAAGGTTTGATGAGGACACTCGCCAAAAACGCTGCAAGTCCGGAAGTTAAAGCTTCGCTATTGCAGGACCTTTTGCGTATTAAATTTTTTCAGCGTTTCAGCATACATGTCTTCGTACACAGGTAAGATATTTTTAAGGTCAAATCTGATTGCCTGCTGTTTGGCATTATCCTTCATTGTGGCCAGCAGGTTTTCGTCCGACAGCAGTTTAATTGTATAATTGCTCATTGCCTCTACATTTCCAATTTCGGCCATAAACCCGGTCTCGCCCTGAATGTTAACTTCCGGAATGCCACCGGCATTGGAACTGATGACAGGGGTAGAAGCGGCCATTGCTTCCAGTGCCGCCAGTCCGAAACTTTCCTGTTCCGAGGGAAGCAGGAACACATCAGACAGCTGCAGGATTCTGTACAGGTCGTTCACTTTTCCCAGCAGCCGGATTTCTCCGATAAGTTCCGGGTGCTCTTCAAGGAACTGATTTATCTTCTCCATCTCCGGACCTTCACCAATGATGATGAGTTTGGATTTAATGCGCGCATGTACATTTTTAAAAATCTGCAGTACTTCCATAATCCTTTTTACCGGGCGAAGGTTAGAAACATGAATGAGGATTTTCTCCTCGTCCTTTGCAAACTGTTTTCTCTGGCAGGTTTGTACGCCTCCACCAAAATCGGAATTATCTATGAAATTGGTGATGACCTGGATTTCCTTTTTTATGTTGAAGAACTTAAGGGTATCTGCTTTCAGGCTTGCTGATACCGAAGTTACAGCATCCGACTGGTTTATAGAAAACTCAACAGCGTGTTTATAACTTGGGTGCTGACCAACCAGTGTGATGTCTGTACCGTGAAGCGTAGTAACTAACGGGATGTCCCTGCTTTCCTCCTTCAGCATTTGCTTTGCTGTAAATGCCGCGTAGGCATAGGGAATTGCGTAATGGGCATGCAGCAAATCAAGTTTATACAGGTTCACAACCCTATAAATCATAGATGAGAGGGCAATGTCATAAGGCTGATATTCAAAAAGAGGGTAGGTCTCAACGTTTACTTTATGGAAAAATATATTTGGATTGGTAATGTCCAGCCGTGCAGGCAGAGCAGAACTGATAAAGTGCACTTCATAGCCTTTATGTGCCAGAGACATACCAAGTTCGGTAGCCACTATGCCGCTTCCACCATAGGTGGGGTAGCAGAGAATTCCTATTTTCATAATTTTCTTATCTAAGCGGTATTACTCAATTACAGTTTTTTTGTTTGCACTGTGAGTTTTAACAGTTTTTGCAGGCAAATCTATACCCATTCCTGCCTTTAGTTTTTGGTTTACCAAAACAGGAAGTCTTCCGGAGACCTTTGTTTTTCCCATTACTGCCTTTGCAGTTGCTTTCATGGAATCTTCATTGTTTTCGTAGGCAACCAGTACAGTTGGCACCTTCGAAATGTCAACATCCTGCAGTGAATAAGCGGATCCGAAAACGCTTAGGATTACCTGATGGTTTTTATTTATCTCACTTAGCAGCTTTTTACTTTCCGCGGAGATTTTATAGGGTTTATATGCTGTTGAATTATCCTTGTGCAATCCTATAATCACTTTTGAATTGGCAGGGATAGTTGAAGTTTCTGACGGTTTTTTTACAATAACGGTAGTATAAAGATTCAGCTGGTCCACAACAGTTTGAAATGGTGCTTCTTCCAGAGCTACATAATAGTAGGTTGCATTACAGTCCAGCGGAAGCAGTTTTTTTTCGTCCTTCAGCAGGGTAATGGCGTTCGCATACATATTTTGAACAATTTGTGTGTGTTTGCTGTTGTTCAGATCATTATTGATGTTTGCGGGATTTCGCGCTTCGTATTTGTGGAGGCCGAGATAATATTTAGTAAGCAGAATTTTCTTAACGCTTTCCTCAACGCGGTTCTGTGCAATCGCATTTTTGTCTATCGCCGCCTGAATACGCCTTTTGCCTTCTTTTACTCCTTCCGAAAAAAGCATAATGTCGTTACCGGCTTTAAAGGCCAGCGCGTCCAGTTCGCCGGGTTTATATTTTTTAGCCACGGCTCCCATATTAAGTGCATCGGTTATTATTAAACCTTTGTAGCCATATTTTTCCTTTAATATACCGGTAATAATGCTGTGGGAAACTGATGCAGGAACACCTTTCTCTTTTTCAAGAGCCGGCACAAAAAGATGTGCCACCATTACACCGCCGATTCCTCTGTCCATAAGCGCTTTAAAAGGTGCCAGTTCAACGTCGTTAAGCCGCTGCAGATTATGAGAAACTACAGGCAGGTCCAGGTGAGAATCCGTGTTGGTATCCCCATGGCCCGGAAAATGTTTTATAGCGGCAAGTACATTATTGTCCTGCAGTCCTTTTGCATAAGCTTCAGCAGAAAGCACTACATTCTGCACTTCGGATCCAAAACTCCTGTTTCCAATAATAGGATTGTTTGGATTTGTATTCACATCCACCACCGGAGCAAAATCCCAGTTTACGCCCATTCTTTTTGCATCGGAAGCAATCTGGGCTGCCATTTCGGTTATCAGTTTTTTGTCCTGAATGGCACCCAAAGTCATAGCCCATGGAAATTTATGTGCTGCGGCAATACGCTGGTACAGCCCCCATTCCGCATCCATTCCAATCATCATTGGTATTTTGGAGCGAGATTGAAACTCATTCACCAAATTGATATGCTTTTCAGCATCATCCTGCATAAGTATGAGACCGCCCAGTTTTTCATTGATAACCAAATTCCTGACACCATTAATATGCTCTTCGCCTTTATTGTTATATAAAGCTACAATGAAAAGTTGTCCCAGTTTCTCATCCTGTGTAAGGGAGTTGTAAGTGACATTAACCCATTCCATGGCTTTTTCCTCTTCAGCAACCGTAATATTCCCGGGAATATATTGTGCCGAAAGTGAGGAACTGAATACAGTTAGAAAGATGATAATGCTAAGGTAAATCCTGCTCATTTATAGATTTGCTTTCAACAAAAATACAACAAATTGGCTAATGGCGGGACTATGAAACTAAATGGTATATGATTTGATTGTGCCATACCAACAATAAATAATTTAAAATGAAAAAATATTTTTCTCTCCTTCTGATTGCGATTTTCGGTTTAGTTGTAGTAAGCTGCGACAATAGAAATGACGAGCCCGATTATGACACCTACTCTGTTACGTATGATATAAACAATGCCAATTTTGCTTATAATGCGACTGATGGCTACTATATTTCGCGAACATTTGCAACGCCGCTTTTCAATAGCGATGTCGTTTTAGTGTATAGAAAGAGCGGCAGTACCAGCAACGGTTCGCCAGTTTGGCAGCAAATTCCACGAACGCTTTATATCAATGCCACTCAGGAACTGGACTATGATTTTGATTTTACCTCAAATGATGTAATGATATATGCCGGCGGAAATTATGATATTTCTACAACGCCCTCATACCTTAATAATCAGACCTTCAGAATTGTGCAGGTTCCTGCCAGTGCCGGTAAAAACGCAAATGTTGATTTCAGTGACTATAATTCGGTTATCAAGCATTACAATATCGACGATTCTAAAACAATTGAATTAAAATAGTAATTTCCCTAACTATTGCTAATCCCGTAACAGTGTTGCGGGATTTTTGTTTTCATGTTCAACTGATTTCGCCTCTGTTCCAATCTTTGTATCTTTGAAAAAAAAATAATGAGTGTACATATTGCAGCTGCCAAAGGGCAAATCGCAAAGACCGTATTGCAGCCGGGAGATCCGCTGAGAGCAAAATTCATTGCAGATAATTATCTGGATTCTGTAAAACTTGTAAGCCAAACCCGTAATATTTTCTATTATACAGGAACTTATAAAGGAAATGAAATTACCATTGGGGCCAGCGGTATGGGGATTCCCAGCATAGGTATTTATTCTTACGAGCTATATACCGAATACGGGGTAGATACAATCATAAGGATTGGGACCTGTGGTGCTTATTCCACGGACCTTAATCTGTTTGATGTAATCAATGTGGAAAATGCAGCGAGTGAGTCTACTTACGCTAAATACGCATGGGGAATAGAGGAAGAACTGATTCCGCACCAGGGAAATATATTTGAATCAATTAACCAAACCGCTGCCGGACTTGGAAAGACTGTTATTGAGTCAAACATCCATACCAGTGACATTTTCTACAGGAAGGACGCAGCTGTGCCGGCGATCGCGCAAAAACATAAATGTCTGGCTGTGGAAATGGAAGCTTTCGCCCTTTTTGCCAATGCGAAATATCTTGGGAAAAGTGCGGCGACCCTTCTTACAGTTTCAGATATCATCCCAACAAGGGAGCAAATCAGTTCCGATGAGCGTGAAAAAGCTTTAAGGGTTATGATTGAGCTGGCACTTGAATCTGCGGTAAAAGCATAAGCTAAATGTCCGGTTCAAGGTCATCCAGCAAATGACCGAAGAAATCTTTTTTGGTTTTAAGATAGGAACGGCTCATGTCGTGTGCAAGAATTTGAAGTGGTATCCGGCTGTTCAGGCGGATATCACTTTCTTCTACAAAGCGTACCTTGATCGGGTTGTTAGTCAGGAGATTAATTTCTTTTACAGAAAGCAGCTTAAGAATTTCAATCGCTACCCCAAAATCGCGGTCGTCTGCCGGCAGTCCCAATTCCAGGTTAGCCTGCACTGTGTCCATGCCCTTTTCCTGCAGCGCGTATGCCTTCAGTTTATTGATTATGCCTATATTTCTGCCTTCCTGGCGGAGATATATTATGATGCCTCCGTTAATTTGGATATACTGCATAGCGGCGTCCAGTTGCTGGCCACACTCGCATTTTCGGGAATGAAATACTTCGCCGGTAATGCATTCTGAGTGAAAACGGACATTTACCGGTAGGGAAAAATCGGTGTTCTCGGCTATGATGGCCATATGTGGCATCCAGTCCTGATCGTTGTCGGAAAAAGCCATCATCCTGTATTGACCGTATTCGGTTGGGACATTGGCTTCTGCCTGCAATTTCAACATGTGTAAATTATTTATTAAGGCTGAAGTAATGTGGGAGTTTCCAAAATCGTAATATTGGTTTTGATTCTGGTTAGATAACGGTTCAGAACAACATCCTCATCTTTATTCAGATATTTTCTTAGGTTCTGAATTTTTCTGTAACACTTCTCGACATTCCGGTGTGCTTTTTTTTTAGCGGTCAGGTTATAGTCATCATAAGCATAAATATATTCCTGAAGGTACGCTTTCAAAACAGATACTTCCCGGTTTACGGCATCATTTGTAAATCTGGGAAAGGTAGCAATAAGATTTGTGATTTCTGCAGCGTGAATATTCTGCTTTAGATTTGCGCCGAATCTTTCCTCAAGTGATCCGGCACTATTCCCCGAAAATGGTGAACCACTTACCGGTGAAGGCGTAAACTTATCTGTAGCGCAGGAAGATAACAGTGATATCGTAAAAAGAAGAACTATAGAAGGTTTAATCATTATTTGGCCTTTTGATAAAGGACAGGGTTAAGACTTTCATCATTATACATTTTCATCTGCTTATATGTTTTCATCTTTACCTTACCGTTCTCAATGTCCGCTAATAATTGATTTATAGACGTCATCAGGTCTGTTTTCTGCTCCAGCAGAACATCTAATTTAGTTGTACACTTTGCGCGGTGCTCCGGTGTTGCCGACTGTCGTTCAGCTTCCAGATTCATGTGGTAAATCTTAAGAGCCAAAATAGAAAGCCGATCCAGCGCCCATGCCGGTGTTTCTGTATTAATAGTAGCTTCCTTTGCAGGTACAATATCTATAAAATGATTTAAAAACCAGCTGTCCAGATATTCTACCAGGTCTGTCCGCTTCTGGTTAGATGCGTCAATTCTCCTCTTTATAAGCAACGCTTGATCCGGAGTAATGCTTTCGTCCCGG
This window encodes:
- a CDS encoding SIMPL domain-containing protein; amino-acid sequence: MNKGVLSVAIAALGFVLGLWFLGSAIKNRNKAENTISVTGLGTKKFTSDLITWSGNFSRNSFELKAAYDELANDKRVIENYLVSKGIRKEEMVFSAVDIQKQYSYGTDANGRSTQTFGGYQLSQRISIDSKNVAQIENLSRNITEIINLGIEFTSSPPNYFYTKLADVKQQMIADATKDAKARAEKIAENAGSSLGNLKKATMGVTQITEPNSTEEYSYGGTFNTTSREKEASITIKLEYEVD
- the deoD gene encoding purine-nucleoside phosphorylase, with translation MSVHIAAAKGQIAKTVLQPGDPLRAKFIADNYLDSVKLVSQTRNIFYYTGTYKGNEITIGASGMGIPSIGIYSYELYTEYGVDTIIRIGTCGAYSTDLNLFDVINVENAASESTYAKYAWGIEEELIPHQGNIFESINQTAAGLGKTVIESNIHTSDIFYRKDAAVPAIAQKHKCLAVEMEAFALFANAKYLGKSAATLLTVSDIIPTREQISSDEREKALRVMIELALESAVKA
- a CDS encoding GNAT family N-acetyltransferase, which gives rise to MEYLQVSAADDFRAEHIYKSYCSTFPEDERRSEDQFRQLFKNPKVKVLAILNELDNIGYLVLWELTDFVFIEHFEIFSEFRSLKYGSEMLAHLFRTYSHIVLEAEPEHLNDDAVRRVAFYSKNGFSVIDENYVQPCYEEGKNSLQLLLLANWQPEKTDWIKEEIYDVVYC
- the bshA gene encoding N-acetyl-alpha-D-glucosaminyl L-malate synthase BshA; the protein is MKIGILCYPTYGGSGIVATELGMSLAHKGYEVHFISSALPARLDITNPNIFFHKVNVETYPLFEYQPYDIALSSMIYRVVNLYKLDLLHAHYAIPYAYAAFTAKQMLKEESRDIPLVTTLHGTDITLVGQHPSYKHAVEFSINQSDAVTSVSASLKADTLKFFNIKKEIQVITNFIDNSDFGGGVQTCQRKQFAKDEEKILIHVSNLRPVKRIMEVLQIFKNVHARIKSKLIIIGEGPEMEKINQFLEEHPELIGEIRLLGKVNDLYRILQLSDVFLLPSEQESFGLAALEAMAASTPVISSNAGGIPEVNIQGETGFMAEIGNVEAMSNYTIKLLSDENLLATMKDNAKQQAIRFDLKNILPVYEDMYAETLKKFNTQKVLQ
- a CDS encoding DUF4254 domain-containing protein; its protein translation is MDFALNAWHIFNQSIGDYHLTDHVDEPQKQPFPAGSLEQLLYSKNWIDTVQWHLEDIIRDESITPDQALLIKRRIDASNQKRTDLVEYLDSWFLNHFIDIVPAKEATINTETPAWALDRLSILALKIYHMNLEAERQSATPEHRAKCTTKLDVLLEQKTDLMTSINQLLADIENGKVKMKTYKQMKMYNDESLNPVLYQKAK
- a CDS encoding carboxypeptidase-like regulatory domain-containing protein, with translation MKIKLLFFCLISVVMLDAQSYVFGKVTSEDGIQLAQVSVINMRTDERSETDTDGQFMIRGERGDELRFSRAGYERVTLTVAAANLEKPVSIVLQSITQEIEAVNLRYQATGNLREDVRHFGDRGKVKQLKEEVSDYISRKSSREVLAPRHGEFVQPVGPGIPIGKVKDRWDDVDLMIYLIESLGEDYFTEELKISRTEIQPFIYYVFANFDRKQALKYGAADGAVVARFVDAAHKRIDSYHNRTAPSHNIP
- a CDS encoding glycoside hydrolase family 3 protein, with protein sequence MSRIYLSIIIFLTVFSSSLSAQYIPGNITVAEEEKAMEWVNVTYNSLTQDEKLGQLFIVALYNNKGEEHINGVRNLVINEKLGGLILMQDDAEKHINLVNEFQSRSKIPMMIGMDAEWGLYQRIAAAHKFPWAMTLGAIQDKKLITEMAAQIASDAKRMGVNWDFAPVVDVNTNPNNPIIGNRSFGSEVQNVVLSAEAYAKGLQDNNVLAAIKHFPGHGDTNTDSHLDLPVVSHNLQRLNDVELAPFKALMDRGIGGVMVAHLFVPALEKEKGVPASVSHSIITGILKEKYGYKGLIITDALNMGAVAKKYKPGELDALAFKAGNDIMLFSEGVKEGKRRIQAAIDKNAIAQNRVEESVKKILLTKYYLGLHKYEARNPANINNDLNNSKHTQIVQNMYANAITLLKDEKKLLPLDCNATYYYVALEEAPFQTVVDQLNLYTTVIVKKPSETSTIPANSKVIIGLHKDNSTAYKPYKISAESKKLLSEINKNHQVILSVFGSAYSLQDVDISKVPTVLVAYENNEDSMKATAKAVMGKTKVSGRLPVLVNQKLKAGMGIDLPAKTVKTHSANKKTVIE
- a CDS encoding DUF2851 family protein, whose protein sequence is MNEKLLQYLWNFKIFKNFDFKDTSGNSIEIFDFGRWNNDSGPDFLHAGIKFKGLELHGHIELHLKSSDWIFHRHSGNPEFDNIILHAVLVHDIEIQELNDRNVPTLELQAHVDSTLLWKYESLLKENRFIPCEDIFDPGRIPVGFTDETLLKKLDIKSHEIEKALKISKNNYEAVLFQYLAYAFGLKVNALHFRQMAESIDFKLINKLSQNPLHLEALFFGLCGWLVKPADEQMSLWRREFDFIKVKYNLPPLRFYPKFSKLRPPNFPTVRLSQLASLYHLNQNLFSRLISAAGTAELYHIFSRVKASEYWDIRFNFGKESTVTGEKYLSRDFTDLVLLNAVLPMKYVYTKNSDEDAAEAVISLYRNLAPEKNSITDGWKTLGVVIEDAADSQAYIYQHKYFCETKNCLNCSIGLQLLKKE
- the ribA gene encoding GTP cyclohydrolase II; this translates as MLKLQAEANVPTEYGQYRMMAFSDNDQDWMPHMAIIAENTDFSLPVNVRFHSECITGEVFHSRKCECGQQLDAAMQYIQINGGIIIYLRQEGRNIGIINKLKAYALQEKGMDTVQANLELGLPADDRDFGVAIEILKLLSVKEINLLTNNPIKVRFVEESDIRLNSRIPLQILAHDMSRSYLKTKKDFFGHLLDDLEPDI
- a CDS encoding PspC family transcriptional regulator, giving the protein MHEPGFITKIRHNVEREWFGVLTRMGSKLGIPVAKLRVFFIYSTFATVGIFFLIYLILAFSLWVKDIFITRRPNVFDL